The Jatrophihabitans sp. genome has a segment encoding these proteins:
- a CDS encoding methyltransferase domain-containing protein, whose protein sequence is MNANKALWEKGDFTRLAESMRTSGEAIVAGLGIAFDSKVLDLGCGDGTTAIPAAKYAAQVVGVDIAENLVAAGARRADEQGLTNVTFQQGDASDLSELADDTFDLVISFFGAMFAPRPFDVAKEMVRVTRPGGRIVMGNWISGDPTLVAQILKISSAYSPPPPEGFISPMTWGIEDNVRERFGAARVPADNISFIRDTYTFETEGSPSDFLATFKTYYGPTMNAYEAAEANGRAAELQDELEALFTSQNTSTIDTATRIPATFLRVTVNL, encoded by the coding sequence GTGAACGCGAATAAGGCATTGTGGGAAAAGGGCGATTTTACGCGTCTCGCTGAAAGTATGAGGACCAGCGGTGAGGCAATCGTGGCTGGACTCGGCATCGCCTTCGACTCCAAGGTCTTAGATCTTGGGTGTGGTGACGGAACCACCGCTATTCCTGCGGCGAAGTACGCCGCGCAGGTGGTGGGTGTCGATATCGCAGAGAACTTGGTCGCGGCTGGAGCGCGCCGGGCCGACGAGCAGGGGCTTACGAATGTGACCTTCCAGCAAGGCGACGCGTCGGACCTCAGCGAACTCGCGGATGACACATTCGACCTGGTTATAAGCTTTTTTGGTGCGATGTTCGCGCCGCGCCCCTTTGACGTCGCGAAGGAAATGGTTCGCGTTACCCGGCCCGGTGGTCGAATAGTGATGGGTAATTGGATCTCTGGTGATCCGACACTGGTGGCGCAGATTCTCAAGATCAGTTCCGCGTACTCTCCGCCTCCGCCGGAAGGCTTCATCAGCCCCATGACCTGGGGGATCGAGGACAACGTCAGAGAGCGCTTCGGCGCCGCAAGAGTTCCTGCCGACAACATTTCCTTCATCAGGGACACCTATACCTTTGAGACCGAGGGAAGCCCGTCAGACTTCCTGGCTACGTTCAAGACCTATTACGGCCCCACCATGAATGCTTACGAGGCAGCGGAAGCGAACGGCCGCGCAGCCGAACTGCAGGACGAGCTCGAAGCACTGTTCACCAGCCAGAACACGAGCACCATCGACACGGCGACACGCATTCCCGCCACCTTCCTCCGCGTCACGGTTAACCTCTAA
- a CDS encoding DUF222 domain-containing protein — protein sequence MTAMATTPVAAAAALCADVAELMTIPLSPLGETELLDMLRLAEQARRQLEHLDQLLIAEVEARNVPARYVQRGTSYFLAGLLNLAPGESSLRAKRARELSSRLSPTGERLEPRLPATAAARADGAITAQHADVIANAIDKVRSSLSVAEVSEAECFLVEQARLFDARVLSGIARRLLDTIYPDGRLADEREQRRRRRLTCVASGDGMYRINGDLDSETAALTLTVLHSLAAPKPTDVGGPDERHAGQRLHDAFRSVLKLALRSGELPASGGVPATVLITMTAEQFETGTGLVTTSFDQQLHVAQALRLAGEASIAWVVHDSSGAILRYGRTRRLATAGQNLALIARDQGCAFPGCTDPPEWTEKHHITPWAQGGSTDLDNLCLLCDFHHDRFEKQGWRITMLDGVPWFVPPAWLDAHQVPRRNYRASRQ from the coding sequence ATGACAGCAATGGCGACGACACCAGTGGCAGCAGCCGCCGCGTTGTGCGCCGATGTCGCCGAGCTGATGACCATTCCACTGTCACCGCTTGGCGAAACCGAGCTACTGGACATGCTGCGGCTGGCCGAGCAGGCCCGCCGGCAGCTCGAGCATCTGGACCAGTTGCTGATCGCCGAGGTCGAGGCCCGCAACGTGCCGGCCCGCTACGTGCAGCGCGGCACCAGCTACTTCTTGGCCGGGCTGCTCAACCTGGCACCGGGTGAGAGTTCGCTCCGGGCCAAGCGGGCACGCGAGCTGTCTTCGCGACTGTCTCCCACCGGTGAACGGCTGGAGCCGCGGCTCCCCGCCACGGCCGCCGCCCGGGCTGACGGAGCGATAACCGCCCAGCATGCCGACGTCATCGCCAACGCGATCGATAAGGTTCGCAGCAGTCTGAGCGTCGCTGAGGTGTCCGAGGCCGAGTGCTTCCTGGTCGAGCAAGCCCGGCTCTTCGACGCGAGGGTGCTGTCCGGCATCGCGCGGCGGCTGCTCGACACCATCTACCCGGACGGCCGGCTCGCCGACGAGCGTGAGCAGCGACGACGGCGCCGGCTGACCTGCGTTGCCAGCGGCGACGGGATGTATCGGATCAACGGTGACCTCGACAGCGAGACCGCCGCACTCACGCTGACGGTGCTGCACTCGCTCGCCGCGCCGAAGCCGACGGACGTCGGCGGGCCGGACGAGCGCCACGCGGGTCAGCGGCTGCACGACGCCTTCCGGTCAGTGCTCAAGCTCGCGCTGCGCTCCGGTGAGTTGCCTGCTAGCGGCGGCGTTCCGGCGACCGTGCTGATCACGATGACCGCCGAGCAGTTCGAGACGGGCACCGGTCTGGTGACGACCAGCTTCGACCAGCAACTGCACGTCGCTCAGGCGCTGCGCCTTGCCGGCGAGGCCAGCATCGCCTGGGTGGTGCATGACAGCTCGGGCGCGATCCTGCGCTACGGCCGGACCCGACGGCTGGCCACAGCCGGCCAGAACCTGGCGCTGATCGCCCGTGACCAGGGTTGTGCCTTTCCCGGCTGCACCGACCCGCCCGAATGGACGGAGAAACATCACATCACGCCCTGGGCACAGGGAGGTTCGACCGATCTGGACAATCTGTGCCTGCTGTGCGACTTCCACCATGACCGGTTCGAAAAACAGGGCTGGCGAATCACCATGCTTGACGGCGTGCCCTGGTTCGTGCCACCTGCCTGGCTTGATGCCCACCAGGTGCCCAGACGCAACTACCGGGCCAGCAGGCAATGA
- a CDS encoding MarR family transcriptional regulator — MVTTPPTAAAFVDALDCLMEVVMLMESDMQSELSARGLTKARTHVLWELNRRQDAHQRQLADAVGVTPRTMTGLIDGLESTGFVVRRPDPRDRRAIHIELTAKGREAADWLVAGHTSLASSLFGQMSAARYTCFAAGLTEVRDRLRAAIDGAAVQGRTT, encoded by the coding sequence ATGGTGACGACGCCTCCCACAGCCGCAGCCTTCGTCGATGCCCTCGATTGCCTGATGGAAGTAGTGATGCTCATGGAGAGCGACATGCAGAGCGAGCTGAGCGCCCGGGGGCTCACGAAGGCCCGCACGCACGTGCTGTGGGAGCTGAACCGGCGACAAGACGCTCATCAGCGCCAGTTGGCCGATGCCGTCGGCGTGACACCACGGACCATGACCGGGCTCATCGACGGGCTGGAGTCCACCGGGTTCGTCGTCCGCCGGCCCGATCCGCGCGATCGCCGCGCCATCCACATCGAACTGACAGCGAAGGGACGCGAAGCCGCCGACTGGCTGGTGGCAGGTCATACGAGCCTGGCGAGCAGCCTGTTCGGCCAGATGAGCGCAGCCCGCTACACCTGCTTCGCGGCAGGGTTGACCGAGGTGCGCGACCGCCTGCGCGCGGCTATCGACGGTGCGGCAGTTCAGGGCAGAACCACATGA